From a region of the Nitrospiraceae bacterium genome:
- a CDS encoding SMP-30/gluconolactonase/LRE family protein has protein sequence MIKAWLFDEFFRFDRHLLTADSGQSEWGAGDSVAEEEELPPAPTGVTAKAGNGRVTVSWDPVPDAMYYNLYFMTTKGVQIKFSELTRPIAGPDDFKTVIGVKKEKATCLEGAQSPFVHDDLANGSCYHYVVTVVTSKGESLESQEVMAIPAPYLIANIFGQEGVDDGEMSSPTGIAIDKDGNIYIADTDNHSIQKFDKDGKFIGRWGGEPRTDEGGFYYPRGLTTNADGHVYIADTGNNRVQRLDADGNPMKAWGKFGFAWRGADMNKFDAPWGVTTDQEGNIYVTDTNNARIQKFKGDGSPLLKWGRDGSFDGAFFFPRGVAVDFVGNIFVADEGNNRIQKFDQRGSFLAKWGREGSGPGQFKSPWGVACDAVGNVYVVDQGNHRIQKFDGNGTFLCAWGNRGKTEGQLNFPSGVAVDKEGAVYVVDSGNHRVIKYIPTDEELNRGKEDKTKAQEPTKYPAPRNVAIKAGDTETFVSWMDVPGAVSYNLYFHTQPNITIDSGTKIEGVSSPYNHSGLTNDQSYFYVLTAVYEDETESGVSEEVTAMPVLIDITAPQNPYAVINHGAFMTNSPEVVVTISANDLDTGVGAYFISENPMTPMSGTPGWVDVTPAIKFGATIPFILSPSDGQKTIFVWFKDIGNNISTPASATILVNTSGYLCVSRWGKPGRGASLLHGGEFMAPMYGMAIDQQGSLFVVDNGNNRIQKFDSAGNFIILWGNFGSANANFHNPTGIACDAKGDVYVVDTNNHRVQKFDGKLGGYLMKFGSRGNGEGQFNAPWGIAIDRVRGYIYVVDSANFRVQKFDMTGEFIMQWGTFGNGDGQFYFPRGIAVDQSDGMVYVVDMGNHRIQKFDTSTNVLPQLITKWGGSSEAGHASSPLAQEAGQLRSPWGVTIDAQGDVYVSDTGNHRVEKFDREGNFITQWGGFGVGEGQFNFPYGLAVDSRGSVYVVDSGNTRVQQFMPADEGSERLQEVAEAAAELEKVEKGTQV, from the coding sequence ATGATCAAGGCCTGGCTCTTCGACGAATTCTTTCGGTTCGACCGGCATCTTCTCACGGCTGACAGCGGCCAGAGTGAGTGGGGCGCCGGAGACTCCGTTGCCGAGGAGGAGGAACTTCCTCCAGCGCCAACCGGAGTGACGGCCAAGGCGGGCAATGGGCGCGTGACTGTTTCATGGGACCCCGTGCCGGACGCCATGTATTACAACCTGTATTTCATGACGACGAAAGGGGTGCAGATCAAGTTTTCTGAGCTCACCCGTCCCATTGCTGGGCCTGATGACTTCAAAACAGTCATCGGCGTGAAGAAAGAAAAGGCGACGTGCCTGGAGGGAGCACAGTCCCCGTTCGTGCACGATGACCTGGCCAACGGCAGCTGCTACCACTATGTCGTCACAGTCGTAACCTCAAAGGGCGAGAGCCTCGAGTCGCAGGAAGTCATGGCGATCCCCGCTCCCTACCTGATTGCCAATATCTTCGGCCAGGAAGGGGTGGACGACGGGGAAATGAGCTCCCCGACCGGCATTGCGATCGATAAGGACGGCAACATCTATATTGCGGACACCGACAATCACTCCATCCAGAAATTCGACAAAGACGGCAAGTTCATCGGGCGCTGGGGCGGCGAACCACGTACGGATGAGGGCGGGTTTTATTACCCAAGAGGCTTGACGACGAATGCCGACGGCCACGTCTATATCGCAGATACCGGGAACAACCGCGTACAGCGGTTGGATGCGGACGGTAATCCGATGAAGGCTTGGGGCAAGTTCGGGTTTGCCTGGCGCGGTGCCGACATGAATAAGTTTGATGCGCCGTGGGGGGTTACGACGGACCAAGAGGGCAACATCTACGTTACCGACACGAACAACGCACGCATTCAGAAATTCAAAGGCGACGGGTCCCCTCTCTTGAAGTGGGGGCGAGACGGCAGCTTCGACGGCGCATTCTTTTTCCCGCGCGGTGTGGCGGTCGATTTCGTCGGCAATATCTTCGTAGCCGATGAAGGGAACAATCGGATCCAGAAGTTCGATCAGCGCGGCAGCTTTCTGGCCAAGTGGGGACGCGAGGGCAGCGGACCGGGCCAATTCAAGTCACCGTGGGGTGTGGCCTGCGATGCGGTTGGAAACGTGTATGTGGTCGATCAAGGCAATCATCGGATTCAAAAATTCGACGGCAACGGCACCTTCCTGTGTGCTTGGGGAAACCGCGGTAAGACGGAAGGGCAGTTGAATTTTCCGTCCGGCGTGGCGGTGGACAAGGAAGGGGCGGTGTATGTGGTCGACAGCGGAAATCACCGCGTCATCAAGTACATACCAACGGACGAAGAGCTGAACCGCGGCAAGGAAGACAAGACCAAGGCCCAGGAGCCGACCAAGTACCCGGCACCGCGTAATGTCGCGATCAAGGCCGGTGACACTGAAACCTTCGTGAGCTGGATGGACGTTCCAGGCGCGGTGTCCTACAACCTCTACTTCCACACGCAGCCGAACATCACGATCGATAGCGGGACAAAGATTGAGGGCGTGTCGAGTCCCTACAACCACTCAGGGCTTACGAACGACCAGTCCTATTTCTATGTTTTGACGGCTGTCTATGAGGATGAGACCGAGAGTGGTGTGTCGGAGGAAGTCACGGCAATGCCGGTCCTCATCGACATCACTGCGCCGCAAAACCCGTACGCCGTCATCAACCATGGCGCATTCATGACCAATTCCCCTGAAGTGGTTGTGACCATCTCTGCGAATGACTTGGACACGGGTGTCGGGGCCTACTTCATTTCCGAAAACCCGATGACTCCGATGTCCGGCACGCCGGGATGGGTCGATGTCACGCCGGCGATCAAGTTCGGCGCGACCATTCCGTTCATTCTGTCGCCGAGCGACGGGCAAAAGACAATCTTCGTCTGGTTCAAGGACATTGGGAACAACATCTCGACGCCGGCCAGCGCGACTATCTTGGTCAACACCTCCGGGTATCTTTGTGTATCCAGGTGGGGAAAACCGGGCCGCGGTGCTTCGTTGCTGCATGGGGGCGAGTTCATGGCCCCGATGTACGGCATGGCTATCGATCAGCAGGGCAGCCTGTTTGTGGTCGACAACGGCAACAACCGAATTCAGAAGTTCGACAGTGCCGGCAACTTCATCATCCTGTGGGGAAACTTTGGCTCGGCCAACGCCAATTTCCACAACCCAACCGGTATCGCGTGCGATGCCAAGGGGGATGTGTATGTCGTCGATACCAACAATCATCGGGTGCAGAAGTTTGACGGGAAGTTGGGCGGCTATCTGATGAAGTTCGGTTCGCGCGGCAACGGCGAAGGTCAGTTTAACGCGCCTTGGGGCATCGCGATCGACCGAGTGCGCGGGTATATCTATGTTGTCGATAGCGCGAACTTCCGAGTACAGAAATTCGACATGACCGGCGAGTTCATCATGCAGTGGGGTACCTTCGGTAATGGTGACGGCCAGTTCTACTTCCCGCGCGGAATTGCCGTCGATCAGTCGGATGGGATGGTGTATGTCGTCGATATGGGCAACCACCGCATCCAGAAGTTCGACACCAGCACGAACGTCCTCCCCCAGCTCATTACCAAGTGGGGCGGCAGTTCAGAAGCCGGTCACGCGAGCAGCCCGTTGGCCCAAGAGGCAGGGCAGTTGCGGTCTCCGTGGGGTGTGACGATCGATGCCCAAGGCGATGTCTATGTGTCCGATACGGGCAACCATCGCGTAGAAAAATTCGACCGCGAGGGTAACTTCATCACTCAGTGGGGCGGGTTCGGTGTCGGTGAAGGACAGTTCAACTTCCCCTACGGGTTGGCGGTCGACTCCAGGGGCAGCGTGTACGTGGTGGACAGCGGAAACACCCGCGTCCAGCAGTTCATGCCGGCGGACGAAGGTAGTGAGCGCCTGCAGGAAGTGGCGGAAGCGGCAGCGGAGTTAGAGAAGGTGGAAAAGGGAACTCAGGTTTAG